The Acetobacter sp. DNA window GACGATGCTCGGCCATGGCCCATCCATGCGTGCCGACGCCGATCCCTTCCCACAGGGCAACCGACAGCAGGCCGAAAACCACCGTCACAACAAGAATTTCAAGAAGCGTGAAGCCGTCGTCTCTCATTCCTGCACCGAGGGGCGAACGGCCCTGCCCGTCAGGGTGACAGACCGTCCGGTTCCATCCTGATGAATCTGCACGGAAACGGAAAACAATCCGATCCTGTCACCACCATCCTTGGTGGCGGCATCAGCAATCTGGCGAATTTCCACATCCGAATGATAATGCCCTTCCAGATCGTAACTCTGTGATCCCGGACGCAGGGAAAGTGTCGACAACACCCCCGCAAGCTGTGATCTGGCCAGTGAAATGGCGTAAAGATCCCGCTGGGCACGACTGCCGCCCGCAAGCCCCGCTTCCAGCGATCCAAGCATTGCCGCCAGCGCAAAGCCGGAAATCATCAGCGCAATGATGACCTCCAGCAGTGTGAAACCCTCTTGTCTCTGGCTCGACATCATCATGAAATCAGCCCTCATCGGCTTCAATCCGCCCCGTGACGGGACTGACCCTGATCAAACAGAAATGTTTCCCTAACGTGACGACGAGAGGCGGCCCGGAAGCACCCCCATCCGCCGTGAAACGGTAATCGCCACTGGGAAAAAAGCCACCGCCGGGTCTGGGCAGCAGCATCCTTGCCGGTCCTGAAATCCGACCCACCTGAGGGACATGGTCATGCACGGTAACAATCTGGGAGGTCTGCGTATTCACTTCCAGCATGACCGTATCGCCGGTGGCTTCAGAAAGTCTCTGGGCTTCATACAGGCTGTCCAGCACGCGTGACCGGGTGGCGGCGAAAGTGAGCGCATCGCTCTTCATCGGCCCCCGTTCCAGCGCCATGCCCATCAGAAGCCCCGCGATCACCAGCACCACCATGATTTCAAGCAATGTGAAACCTGCGTCTGATGATCGGGACGATTCATCAGTGCGCGAGGTCATTGAGGCTCAGCATGGCAAGGAGAAGCGCCGACACAATACCCGCCACCAGAACACCCATGATGATGGTGATCGCAGGAACAAGAATGGCGAGAAGACGCTGGATGGTGACACGACTGGCTTCCTCGTGAATGTCAGCCGATCGCAAGGCGATAGGCGCCAGTTGGGCCGTCTCTTCGCCAACCTTGAGAAAGTGCGTCATCGTTTCAGGAAAAATTTTGCTGCGCTCAAGCGAGAAAGCGAGACTACGCCCTTCCCGCACATCCCGCGTTGCTTCCGACAGGCAGGTCGCACCAGCAGAGTTGCTGATGACACCTTCCGTTATACGAAGCGCACCGACCAGCGGCACGCCATTGCGCATCAATGTGCCAAGCGTGCGGGTAAACTGCGCCGCCATGATCTCACTCAGCAGCGTCCCGATCACCGGAACGCGCAACAGAAATCTGTCTGTCGCCAGTCTGACAGATGGTTTCCGCAGGGCAATCCGCACACACGCCACCAGCACCACGCCCGCCACAAGCAGCAACATGCCCCACGCCGTCAGGAAATCTCCCGCTGCAATGACAATCTTTGTCGCCAGAGGCAGGGAAGCGCCATTTTCCTCAAACAGTGGCACGAACTGCGGCAATACATGGGTCAGCAGCAGGGCAATGGAAAAAACCGATGCGACAATCAGCACAACCGGATAGATCATCGCTGACTGCACGGTCGCTTTCAGCTTGCGTTCGCGCTCCAGCAGATCCGACAGACGCAGCAGCGCATCTCCCAACGCACCGCCCGCCTCACCTGCCCTCACCAGGCCGACATAGAGCTTCGAGAAAATCGAAGGCATCGTTTCCAGCGCGTCAGCAAACGATTCACCGTCGCGCACACGGTCACGCAATGCCCCGATAACCCGGCCATTCCGTGGCCCGACCGCCGTGTCACCCAGAAAACGCAGGGCCCGGTCAAGATCCAGTCCGGCCGTCAGCATCGTCGCCAGCTTGCGGGTGAAATCCGCGACTTCGCCCGACTTGAGGCGCAAATCTTTCTTGCGACCAAGAAGCGAGAGAATCTCGCCCGCAAGCGCTCCGCCGCGTGTCGCCGGAGCGATCTTCATGACCATCAGATTCTGGCGACGCAGGCGGCTGGTGACCTGCGTCTCCGAACTGGCCGTCATCTCCCCGTGGACGACGTGACCTTCCGCGTTGACCGCCTGATAACGCCAGACTTCCGCACCTGTGTCAGCCAGTGTGGACGTCATTCGTCTTGCCCGACGATACGGCTGACTTCCTCAAGCGACGTCTCACCCTTCAGGGCCGCCTGCAACCCGGCATGGAACATGGTCTTCATGCCCTCCGCCACAGCCGCGCGCTCGATTTCAGAATGATCTGCTCCCGAGAGAATCAGGCGTGTCACCTCTCGCGATGGCTGTAGGAACTCAGCGACAGCGCTTCGTCCCTTGTAACCGGTCTGACGGCAATGCGCGCAGCCGACTGGATGCCACAACGTATGCCGCGTCTGCTGATCCAGCCCCAGTCGCGCCGCCAGTTCCGGAGACACGTCTTCCGGACGGCGACACTCCTGACAGAGCCGCCGCACAAGACGCTGGGCGAGAATCCCGCGCAGAACGGCGGTCAGAAGATAGTCCTCCAGCCCCATGTCACGCAGTCGGGTCACGGCGGCGGCGGCGGAGTTTGTATGCAGCGTCGAAAGCACAAGATGGCCCGTCAGAGCCGCCTGCACCGCAATCTGCGCGGTCTCGATGTCACGGATTTCACCAACCATGATGACATCTGGGTCCTGTCGCAGAATGGCGCGCAGGAAGCTGGCGAAGGTCAGCCCGATGGATGGTCGGATCTGAAGCTGGTTGATGCCTGCGAGCTGATATTCGATCGGGTCTTCCACCGTCATCACATTGCGTTCGGAGGAATTGAGACCAGCGAGACCCGTATAAAGCGTCGTGGTCTTTCCTGAACCGGTCGGCCCTGTCACGAGAACGATGCCGTTGGGCGTTTCCAGCGCCTCGCGAAAGGACGAGATAATCTCGGGGGCAAGACCGAGACGGCTGTAATCGAAGCTGACGGTTGTGCGATCGAGCACACGCAACACCGCTATTTCGCCATGCAACGACGGCACCGTCGAGACACGGAAATCCACTTCATGCCCGCGCACCGCCAGCTTGATACGACCGTCCTGCGGCAGACGACGTTCCGCGATGTCGAGCCTCGCCATGATCTTGATACGGGAAATAAGCGCCGCCGTCAGACGCGGGCTCTGGCTGTCCACCTCATGCAGCACGCCGTCATAGCGGTAGCGGACCAGCAGACGGTCCTCGAACGGCTCGATATGGATATCGGACGCTCTGGTTTCCACGGCACGGAAGATGATCTGGTTCACCAGCCTGATGATCGGCGCTTCACTGGCGAGGTCTTTCAGGCGATCTGTATCGTCCTCGGCAGCCTCACCCTCATCAGCCAGCGGCTCGCCGTCGCTCGCCCCGTCCTCCTCGCCCTCCGGATAGAGACGGGTGAGAGTCGCCTCGATATCCGCTGACCGCGCCACCTCCCGCACGACCTGACACCCTGTCGCCAGAGACGCCGCCCCGGCAGTGAAGGTGTCGAGCGGGTCCGCCATGACCAGATGCAGGACTCTTCCCTCGCAGGAGAGCGGAACGGCCCGCGCCTGCCGCAAAAACCGTCCACCCAGTTGCTCCGGCATCACGGGCTCGGCAATGGCGCCCATACGCGCCGCATCCAGAACGTCCGTGTCAAGCATGGTCGCATAAGTGCGGGATAGATCGGTTTCGCTGACCAGACCGAGCTGGAGCAGCACCTGCGCCAGCGACTGCCCGGTTTCCTCTGACACCATACGCGAGCGTTCAAGGGCGCGGGCGTCGCAGACACCCCGATCGAGAAGGGCAGTTTCCAGATCCATCGCTTCAGCCAGCATGACGACGCCCCGATTTTCCTGAGACAGGGACATTCACCATCGGCTTGCTCAACTGGAGGCAATTCGCCACTGTCACGCCGTCATGATGTCCCTCGCCCTGGTTGTCCCCTTTGTTATCGCGCCTTTTATCGGCAGCTTTCTGGGCGTGCTCGTGCGGCGCATCCCACGCGGCGAATCCTTTGCGATGGAGCGTTCGCATTGCGAGGACTGCCAGACGATCCTGAAGCCGCATGAGATGATCCCGGTCCTGTCTTACCTGTTGCAGAAAGGGAAATGCCGGAACTGCGGCAGTCGGATCGACCCGCTGCATCTCCGGATCGAACTTACGGCTCTTGCCGTCCCCGCCTGCGTGATCGCCACGCGCCTGCTGACAGTTCATGAGCAGGGATTTCCGCTGGCAGACGCCGATTTCTCATTACCGCTTCTGCTGGCCGACTGTTTTCTCGGCTGGGTACTGCTCGCGCTCGCGTGGATTGATCGCATCTGCCTGAGACTGCCGGATGTCCTCACCCTGCCACTCCTGCTGGCCGGTCTGGCGGAAGGGTTTATGAACGGCGGCACTGAGGCGCTGCTGGACCGCACGCTGGCCGCTGCCTGTGGCTGGAGCCTGTTCGCGCTGGTGGCGTACGGGTACCGGGCTCTCCGCGGGCGCTCAGGACTGGGCGGCGGTGACGTGAAACTGCTGGCGGCGGGTGGTGCGTGGGTTGGTCTGGCCGCCCTGCCAATCGTGGTGGTGATGGCGTCCGCGTTCGGCATCGTGCTTGCGCTCGCAACCACTCTTCGAGCACGACGCTTCAGCATGACGGTCATGATTCCCTTCGGCCCCTGTCTGGCAGCCGCCATATGGTTGGCGCGGCTGACATTGACAGCGCAATAAACGACGCACCCCGCAAACAGGCTGCGTCAGGAAATCTGATTACATGAGACAGGAGTATGAAAACCAGACCGCCTGTTAACGTGTCATAAATCTATAACACTCCACCCCTGTCCCCCTTTCGGAAGACAATGGTATGGCATCACGCATTCTCCGTCGGCCGCCCGAACAGGATCTTTGCGTCAGGTGCTTTCGCCCCACACCACAGTTTCTCCGAGCCGTTCATGACGGGACAGACTTCGTCCTCGCGGCTGTTGCACGAGTGCGTCCGATGGTGGCGCGATCGTATGACGGAAATCCTTCCCGCCGCGCTCTCACTCAAGCCCCGAAAAACCATCCGGCTTGAGATCGGTCCGGACGGAATGCTTGACCCGGACGACGTCGCCGCCTGTCGTGAAGAACTTCCAGCCCCCCGTTCCGGCTGGCTGCCGCAGCCGCGCAATCCGGACATTGCGCTGGTCCTCCCACAGGGCGGCATCCTCTCGCGTGACGTGACTCTCCCGCGTGTCGCAGCCAGCAACGCCGCCCGCACCATCGGTTACGATCTCGACCGACTGACCCCATTCCGGCAGGACGATGTTCTGTGGAGCGTCCAGCGCAAACCGGGCGTCGAACGCGGTGAGCAGATCATTTTCAGGCTGCTGGTCGTCCCCCGTTTTCTTGTCTCCGCCGCACTGGACACGCTCGATCGGGCTGGCATCAGCCCAACCTGTATCAGCATGGACACGGCTGCTGACACACCGCTCACCATCCCACTGGGAAAAACAGCCCGGAAAAGTCACCCGGTCGGACGTGTGCTGGCCCTATGCGCCGCAGTTCTTGTCGCGGCGCCGTTTGTCTCCCAGCAGATCACCCTGTTTCGCCTGCACCACGCCATTGCCGCCCTGAGTGACGGACGGACACAGGCCGAGGATATCCGTCGGCGCATCGCAGCGTTCACCGCAGCACCTGCGGCTCTGGCGCGCGAGGAGCATCGCATCGGCTCTCCCCTGCACATCATCGGCACACTGACAGACGCCCTCCCGGACGACACATTCCTGACCGCCATGCATATCCATGAACGTCATGTCACCATGGAAGGAGAGTCCGCTCAGGCAACCAGACTGATCGGTGTTCTTGAGCACGACGCGGCGTTCTCGGACGCAGCCTTCTCCGGACCGGTGACACGCTCGGAGAACAAGCAGATGGACGTCTTCACCATCAACGCCAAAGCGCCGGGTTGAGACGCCAGTGTCAGCAAACCTCTCTCACCTGCCCGCCCATCTCCCTGAAGGACGCCCCGGACGGATTCTGGCGCTCGCCATTACAGTCCTGCTTGTCCTGATCGCATGGTTTCTTGTCTCCGGACTACTGGGCTTCCACGCCCGGGAAGAGACGAGCATTGCGGACCAGAAAGACATCCTTGCCCACACGCAGGCATTGGTGGACACAATCCCAGCGCTGAAGGAACGCTACGAAGACGCCGCGCACAACGCCAGAGGGGACTCTCCGCTACTTGCCGAAAGTTCCCGTGAAACGGCGCTCGCACGGCTTCAGGAAATTGTGCATGACGCCGCACGCGGCGTGCAGGTGGAACCAGCCAGCATGGAACCGCTGCCCATCGCCCATAGCGGGCCTTTCGAACATCTGGGCGTGCGTATTTCTTTCACCACCAACTGGAACGCGCTGGTCAAGCTTCTCGACACGCTGTCAGCCAGCACGACGCCTCATCTGCTGGTCGATGATATTCAGGTTCAGGCGGCAGGCACATCGGCAGCCGACGAAGCCACGCAGGGGCGGACGATCGATGCATCCATGACCATTCTGGCCCTGCGTGATTCCCGATCCGATGCAAAGAATGCCGCCGGTCGCTCCAATACGGCAGATACCACGGGCCAGCAGTGAAGCTTTTGCAGCTTCAACTGCTCGGTTGCTGCCTCACGACCGGGATGGACAACTGACGTGAAGATAACCCGCGCCGCCACAGACCGTAATAACGAGGACGGGTTCGCGTTACTCATGGTGCTGTGGACGCTCGGCTTTCTCTCGCTGATCGGGGCTCAGGCGCTCGTTCTCGGAAAATCCGGCCTCCGTCTTGAAGTCACAACTCTCCAGAAAACACAGCTAGAGACCACGGCGGACGCGGCGATCACGACAGAGCTGTTTTCGATCAGCACGGGACAATCTCCGCCCCGTCCGGAATGGCGCTCCGGCCCGGACGATGGCGAGATCACGGTCAATGTCAGCAGCCATGCCGATAATGACCACATCAATCCGAACGTCGCCGGCCAGATCCTGATGTCCTCGCTGCTGACCGCTTCTGGCGTTCCGACCGATCAGGCCGGTTTTCTGGCGGCCAGCATCATGGCCTGGCGCATGCCCGGTTATAAAGGTGACGCAAACATGCCGGGTCAGGCTGCCTGCACGTCTTCCGGGCAACCTTTTCATACTTTTGAGGATCTTCTGGCCGTGCCGGGCATGACACCGGCTATCCTTGCCCGGATTGCACCGCATCTTTCTTTTGCGCAGTTGCATCTTCCTGATCAGACCAGCCATGACCCCGCTGTCAGGAAGGCGATGCTCCACTCCGGGGTTTCCATGGGAGCCGATCAGAAACCGGATGACAACAGCCTCGAAGAAGAAACGCTGATTGTAGTGGAAGCTGTGGCGTCAAACAGAGTGGCGCGCATGAGTCGCCATGCGGAAGTGATCCTGATGCCTGAAGCGAGACCCGTTCCGTGGAAAGTCGTGCGATGGGAGACCGTTACGCGGTAAATCGCTTTTGGAAATCTGACCGGAAGGATGAATCTCTCTTTAGCTGGAGCCAAAGGGACGCGAAGGTTCTTCATGCACAAGGTCGGAAGAGGATTTACAGGTCGTTCTACCGTTTTCAATTCAGACCAGCAGCATAAGCCGCCGTGGCTCTCAACTCATTCCATACGACATCAGAAAATCGCTTTCCTTATCTGAGTAAAAAACATCAGTTGTGGATTTTTCCTTAGGACACAGTGCCGCTGGAGAATAATTACCCAGTGCGAATTAATGTATTTATATCGCATGTTATATTTATCTCTCCCGGCGATGAAATAAATAACCACATGATTAATAAGGATAAAATTATTTATAACCAGCAAGCAACGATCTTCTTGCGTTTCATAATTAAGATGCCTTACAAGAGATTACAGTTTGTCTGGTTCTGATACTTTTTCTGCTTAAAAGTCGTCACGCGCCTGCCATCACATCACAGTTGGAGAGCCTTAGTGAAACATTTGCTGCTGACCAGTCTTCTTATTGCCTGTTTTGTCATGACTTCGACAGAAAGCTATGCCTTTGACTTCGGCGGACGTTTACTCGACCGTCTGGAAAGTTCGGGCGAGCGTATGCTCGACAATACTTCGGACAAGATCAGCAATAGAGTTGACAGTTCCGCAGACCGTACACTGAACAGTGCATCAGACGATGATGACGAAGAATCCATTCGTCAGCAGGCTTATCGGGATGCCGCGAAACAGCGCAAGCGTGAAATTTACAATAAAGCCTACAAGAACGCCCTCAAAAAGAGCCAGACGGAAGCTCAAAGCGACGAATAACAAGAACAGTCACAGGAATTCGAATTATACAGTCCAGAACCCGCCCTCATCAATGAGAAAAACGTGTCTGGACTGTTTCTGAAAACTGACAAAATCTTCTCGACCGGTTTTCACTGATTCCGTTCCTGTAGTTCTTCTGAAACAGAAACCAGCGCTGGTTTTACCTTACAGCTACCTTTGAATGGCGGCCAGTTGCGCTGGCAGCCTCTATCTCGCAAAAATATCATCACCCCATGAATTCAGGTGCATATCTGCCGTTCTTTCCATAGGATCGAATGGATGAACATGCTGGCTCCATCACGGCAACGGATGAGCGTCGAAATCGTTTTCGATTTCGTCTGCCCCTGGTGCTGCATGGGCATCCAGCGATTAATCCGTGTTTTCGGGCAGCGTCAGGATATCGAAATATTCTACACATGGCGGCCTTTTCTGCTCAATCCGACCCCGCAGAACAAAGGAATGGCGTTTAACGATTATCTCGAAGCGCGACACGGCAC harbors:
- a CDS encoding prepilin-type N-terminal cleavage/methylation domain-containing protein; protein product: MTSRTDESSRSSDAGFTLLEIMVVLVIAGLLMGMALERGPMKSDALTFAATRSRVLDSLYEAQRLSEATGDTVMLEVNTQTSQIVTVHDHVPQVGRISGPARMLLPRPGGGFFPSGDYRFTADGGASGPPLVVTLGKHFCLIRVSPVTGRIEADEG
- a CDS encoding prepilin peptidase; protein product: MMSLALVVPFVIAPFIGSFLGVLVRRIPRGESFAMERSHCEDCQTILKPHEMIPVLSYLLQKGKCRNCGSRIDPLHLRIELTALAVPACVIATRLLTVHEQGFPLADADFSLPLLLADCFLGWVLLALAWIDRICLRLPDVLTLPLLLAGLAEGFMNGGTEALLDRTLAAACGWSLFALVAYGYRALRGRSGLGGGDVKLLAAGGAWVGLAALPIVVVMASAFGIVLALATTLRARRFSMTVMIPFGPCLAAAIWLARLTLTAQ
- a CDS encoding PilN domain-containing protein; protein product: MTGQTSSSRLLHECVRWWRDRMTEILPAALSLKPRKTIRLEIGPDGMLDPDDVAACREELPAPRSGWLPQPRNPDIALVLPQGGILSRDVTLPRVAASNAARTIGYDLDRLTPFRQDDVLWSVQRKPGVERGEQIIFRLLVVPRFLVSAALDTLDRAGISPTCISMDTAADTPLTIPLGKTARKSHPVGRVLALCAAVLVAAPFVSQQITLFRLHHAIAALSDGRTQAEDIRRRIAAFTAAPAALAREEHRIGSPLHIIGTLTDALPDDTFLTAMHIHERHVTMEGESAQATRLIGVLEHDAAFSDAAFSGPVTRSENKQMDVFTINAKAPG
- a CDS encoding type IV pilus modification PilV family protein yields the protein MRADFMMMSSQRQEGFTLLEVIIALMISGFALAAMLGSLEAGLAGGSRAQRDLYAISLARSQLAGVLSTLSLRPGSQSYDLEGHYHSDVEIRQIADAATKDGGDRIGLFSVSVQIHQDGTGRSVTLTGRAVRPSVQE
- a CDS encoding type II secretion system F family protein yields the protein MTSTLADTGAEVWRYQAVNAEGHVVHGEMTASSETQVTSRLRRQNLMVMKIAPATRGGALAGEILSLLGRKKDLRLKSGEVADFTRKLATMLTAGLDLDRALRFLGDTAVGPRNGRVIGALRDRVRDGESFADALETMPSIFSKLYVGLVRAGEAGGALGDALLRLSDLLERERKLKATVQSAMIYPVVLIVASVFSIALLLTHVLPQFVPLFEENGASLPLATKIVIAAGDFLTAWGMLLLVAGVVLVACVRIALRKPSVRLATDRFLLRVPVIGTLLSEIMAAQFTRTLGTLMRNGVPLVGALRITEGVISNSAGATCLSEATRDVREGRSLAFSLERSKIFPETMTHFLKVGEETAQLAPIALRSADIHEEASRVTIQRLLAILVPAITIIMGVLVAGIVSALLLAMLSLNDLAH
- a CDS encoding type II secretion system protein GspK codes for the protein MKITRAATDRNNEDGFALLMVLWTLGFLSLIGAQALVLGKSGLRLEVTTLQKTQLETTADAAITTELFSISTGQSPPRPEWRSGPDDGEITVNVSSHADNDHINPNVAGQILMSSLLTASGVPTDQAGFLAASIMAWRMPGYKGDANMPGQAACTSSGQPFHTFEDLLAVPGMTPAILARIAPHLSFAQLHLPDQTSHDPAVRKAMLHSGVSMGADQKPDDNSLEEETLIVVEAVASNRVARMSRHAEVILMPEARPVPWKVVRWETVTR
- the gspM gene encoding type II secretion system protein GspM, whose amino-acid sequence is MSANLSHLPAHLPEGRPGRILALAITVLLVLIAWFLVSGLLGFHAREETSIADQKDILAHTQALVDTIPALKERYEDAAHNARGDSPLLAESSRETALARLQEIVHDAARGVQVEPASMEPLPIAHSGPFEHLGVRISFTTNWNALVKLLDTLSASTTPHLLVDDIQVQAAGTSAADEATQGRTIDASMTILALRDSRSDAKNAAGRSNTADTTGQQ
- a CDS encoding GspE/PulE family protein, translated to MSLSQENRGVVMLAEAMDLETALLDRGVCDARALERSRMVSEETGQSLAQVLLQLGLVSETDLSRTYATMLDTDVLDAARMGAIAEPVMPEQLGGRFLRQARAVPLSCEGRVLHLVMADPLDTFTAGAASLATGCQVVREVARSADIEATLTRLYPEGEEDGASDGEPLADEGEAAEDDTDRLKDLASEAPIIRLVNQIIFRAVETRASDIHIEPFEDRLLVRYRYDGVLHEVDSQSPRLTAALISRIKIMARLDIAERRLPQDGRIKLAVRGHEVDFRVSTVPSLHGEIAVLRVLDRTTVSFDYSRLGLAPEIISSFREALETPNGIVLVTGPTGSGKTTTLYTGLAGLNSSERNVMTVEDPIEYQLAGINQLQIRPSIGLTFASFLRAILRQDPDVIMVGEIRDIETAQIAVQAALTGHLVLSTLHTNSAAAAVTRLRDMGLEDYLLTAVLRGILAQRLVRRLCQECRRPEDVSPELAARLGLDQQTRHTLWHPVGCAHCRQTGYKGRSAVAEFLQPSREVTRLILSGADHSEIERAAVAEGMKTMFHAGLQAALKGETSLEEVSRIVGQDE